From Dreissena polymorpha isolate Duluth1 chromosome 15, UMN_Dpol_1.0, whole genome shotgun sequence, a single genomic window includes:
- the LOC127860601 gene encoding neurogenic locus notch homolog protein 1-like isoform X39, translating to MRMISIKIIPFLLFLRAVHGGFWGSICMPNPCKNGAWCRNDVWGKICICTPGWQGINCDQDINECLEQTCKNGASCSNSPGAYSCTCKPGWQGQNCDQGDVKVSMQGATLSTNGLIWADWVPNLAIDGRTGQPDECGCCSAMKRPTWLQLSLPQTYFVKWVILYGRTDQVRHQLRNIVMLGGYDEHHMVEQQATSFSDTIRTYEISPPQAMQAIRVIGNGIDYMTICEIEVYRQKDCVNGKYGPNCENRCNCREGPCYTINGTCGSGCQDGWRGAACNETCDNGLYGRDCLTKCGYCLNNAYCNKTSGVCPVGCAAGYTGSLCKDDINKCSALPCKNGAICTNLVNAYLCECTPGWQGMNCDQDINECLTAPCKNGATCSNLQNAYSCTCKPGWQGMNCDQDINECSPLPCKNGAWCSNLQNAYSCTCTPGWQGMNCDQDINECLTAPCKNGAWCSNLPNAYSCTCTPGWQGKNCDQDINECSPLPCKNGAWCSNLQNAYSCTCTPGWQGMNCDQDINECLTAPCKNGATCSNLQNAYSCTCKPGWQGKNCDQDINECSPLPCKNGAWCSNLQNAYSCTCTPGWQGMNCDQDINECLTAPCKNGAMCSNLQNAYSCTCVPGWQGKNCDQDINECSPLPCKNGATCSNLQNAYLCTCKPGWQGKNCDQDIDECAPAPCENGATCTNLQDAYSCMCAPGWQGKHCDQDVNECASAPCKNGATCRDLTNEYTCDCVTGWTGYNCQEDIDECALETCKNEATCANFPGFFECTCTPGWHGTRCDVDIDECATNNQPCKNGATCSNLHNAYSCTCPSGWFGKNCNQSINCVANGTISMQKPNFAASVFAYNSKGKCVAGFSDYDQNVALIAGCEKNLYVYVTFSNFVFDGVDLLGGENVETHVVNCKEIPEEGVVRNTLVYYNSSLVIHDKAEYPYVDIRSAIYTNSMETVKAVTMGIGQPVVLTIYTTMNYFLKPEACWAYGGQAVNESAPKSKLIEQGCSLDTNLCLNFGWQSPKNGTKVNMVLKGFKFYGSEFITIVCSMRMCLMDHPDNCVISCSNRKPRAENAMSELQTERLMSVTTSIKVVDKYQEWNALAGVSKKEARYMWNFLTCLGLLLIE from the exons ATCATCCCTTTCCTGTTGTTTTTGAGAGCAGTACATGGAGGATTTTGGGGCA GTATATGCATGCCAAATCCATGTAAAAACGGTGCATGGTGTAGGAATGATGTTTGGGGgaaaatatgtatatgtacacCGGGCTGGCAGGGAATAAATTGTGATCAGG ATATCAACGAGTGCTTGGAACAAACTTGTAAGAATGGCGCCAGTTGCAGTAATTCTCCTGGTGCGTATTCGTGCACGTGTAAACCAGGCTGGCAGGGACAAAACTGTGATCAGG GTGATGTCAAAGTTTCAATGCAAGGAGCTACACTTTCGACAAACGGATTAATATGGGCTGATTGGGTTCCCAACCTAGCCATCGATGGAAGAACTGGTCAACCTGACGAATGTGGATGTTGTTCCGCCATGAAAAGGCCGACCTGGCTTCAATTAAGTCTACcacaaacatattttgtgaaGTGGGTTATACTTTATGGGCGTACAGACCAAG TTAGACATCAGCTAAGGAATATTGTAATGCTTGGTGGTTATGACGAGCATCACATGGTCGAACAACAGGCCACTAGTTTTTCTGATACCATACGAACCTATGAGATAAGTCCGCCACAGGCTATGCAAGCAATACGCGTGATTGGCAATGGAATAGACTATATGACAATATGCGAAATAGAAGTTTACCGACAAAAAG ATTGCGTGAATGGAAAATATGGCCCTAATTGTGAAAACAGATGTAATTGTCGGGAAGGACCTTGTTACACGATAAATGGTACCTGTGGGTCAGGATGTCAGGATGGCTGGAGAGGAGCCGCATGCAACGAaa CCTGCGACAACGGATTGTACGGCCGAGACTGTCTGACGAAATGTGGTTATTGTCTGAACAACGCTTACTGTAATAAGACATCCGGTGTATGTCCAGTTGGATGTGCTGCAGGATATACTGGTTCTCTCTGCAAAGACG ATATCAACAAATGCTCGGCACTCCCTTGTAAGAATGGCGCCATTTGCACCAATCTTGTGAACGCGTATTTATGCGAGTGTACACCAGGCTGGCAAGGGATGAACTGTGATCAGG ATATCAATGAATGCCTAACTGCTCCGTGTAAAAATGGAGCCACGTGCAGCAATCTCCAGAACGCGTATTCATGCACGTGTAAACCAGGCTGGCAGGGAATGAACTGTGATCAGG atatcaacgaatgctCGCCACTCCCTTGTAAGAATGGAGCCTGGTGCAGCAATCTTCAGAACGCGTATTCATGCACGTGTACTCCAGGCTGGCAGGGAATGAACTGTGATCAGG ATATCAATGAATGCCTAACTGCTCCGTGTAAAAATGGAGCCTGGTGCAGCAATCTTCCGAACGCGTATTCATGCACGTGTACTCCAGGCTGGCAGGGAAAGAACTGTGATCAGG atatcaacgaatgctCGCCACTCCCCTGTAAGAATGGAGCCTGGTGCAGCAATCTTCAGAACGCGTATTCATGCACGTGTACACCAGGCTGGCAGGGAATGAACTGTGATCAGG ATATCAATGAATGTCTAACTGCTCCGTGTAAAAATGGAGCCACGTGCAGCAATCTTCAGAACGCGTATTCATGCACATGTAAACCAGGCTGGCAGGGAAAGAACTGTGATCAGG atatcaacgaatgctCGCCACTCCCCTGTAAGAATGGAGCCTGGTGCAGCAATCTTCAGAACGCGTATTCATGCACGTGTACACCAGGCTGGCAGGGAATGAACTGTGATCAGG ATATCAATGAATGTCTAACTGCTCCGTGTAAAAATGGAGCCATGTGCAGCAATCTTCAGAACGCGTATTCATGCACATGTGTGCCAGGCTGGCAGGGAAAGAACTGTGATCAGG atatcaacgaatgctCGCCACTCCCCTGTAAGAATGGTGCCACTTGCAGCAATCTTCAGAACGCGTATTTATGCACGTGTAAACCAGGCTGGCAGGGGAAGAACTGTGATCAGG ATATCGATGAATGCGCACCAGCTCCTTGTGAAAACGGCGCCACGTGCACAAATCTGCAGGACGCGTACTCGTGCATGTGCGCACCTGGCTGGCAAGGAAAACATTGTGATCAGG ACGTGAACGAGTGCGCATCGGCCCCATGCAAAAATGGCGCCACGTGCAGGGATCTTACGAACGAGTACACATGTGACTGTGTGACAGGATGGACCGGATATAACTGCCAGGAAG ATATCGACGAGTGTGCATTGGAAACCTGCAAGAATGAGGCCACGTGCGCAAATTTTCCCGGATTTTTTGAATGCACTTGCACACCGGGTTGGCATGGGACACGATGTGATGTCG ATATCGATGAGTGTGCGACAAACAATCAACCATGTAAAAACGGCGCCACATGCAGCAATCTTCATAATGCATACTCATGTACCTGCCCCTCCGGTTGGTTTGGAAAGAACTGTAATCAAA GTATAAACTGTGTCGCAAACGGCACAATAAGCATGCAGAAACCCAACTTTGCGGCAAGTGTGTTCGCCTACAACAGCAAGGGCAAGTGTGTCGCTGGGTTTTCCGACTACGACCAGAATGTCGCATTGATCGCCGGATGTGAAAAG AATCTCTACGTGTATGTGACGTTCTCCAATTTCGTGTTCGACGGCGTTGATTTGCTTGGTGGTGAAAACGTCGAAACCCACGTGGTCAACTGCAAGGAGATACCAGAAGAAGGTGTCGTCAGGAATACACTAGTCTATTACAACTCCTC GTTGGTCATACATGACAAGGCCGAGTATCCGTACGTGGACATTCGGTCGGCCATATACACGAACTCAATGGAGACTGTGAAAGCGGTCACCATGGGCATCGGACAGCCCGTCGTTCTCACCATTTACACAACCA TGAATTACTTCTTGAAGCCCGAGGCGTGCTGGGCTTATGGTGGCCAAGCGGTCAATGAATCTGCACCCAAAAGTAAACTCATAGAGCAAGG ATGTTCCCTGGACACAAATCTGTGCCTCAACTTCGGTTGGCAGTCGCCTAAGAACGGCACCAAAGTTAACATGGTGCTAAAGGGTTTCAAGTTCTACGGATCCGAGTTCATCACTATTGTGTGTTCTATGCGAATGTGCCTGATGGATCATCCAGACAACTGTGTGATT TCTTGCAGTAACAGAAAACCTCGTGCTGAAAACGCAATGTCTGAACTCCAAACAGAACGACTGATGTCTGTTACGACGAGTATCAAAGTGGTTGACAAGTATCAGGAGTGGAATGCGCTAGCTGGGGTCAGCAAAAAAG AGGCAAGATATATGTGGAATTTTCTTACGTGCCTCGGCTTACTGCTCATCGAATGA
- the LOC127860601 gene encoding fibropellin-1-like isoform X50, producing the protein MRMISIKIIPFLLFLRAVHGGFWGSICMPNPCKNGAWCRNDVWGKICICTPGWQGINCDQDINECLEQTCKNGASCSNSPGAYSCTCKPGWQGQNCDQDINECLTAPCKNGAWCSNLQNAYSCTCVPGWQGQNCDQDINECSPLPCKNGAWCSNLQNAYSCTCTPGWQGKNCDQDINECSPLPCKNGAWCSNLQNAYSCTCTPGWQGMNCDQDINECLTAPCKNGAWCSNLQNAYSCTCTPGWQGKNCDQDINECAPLPCKNGATCSNLQNAYSCTCTPGWQGQNCDQDINECLTAPCKNGAWCSNLPNAYSCTCTPGWQGKNCDQDINECSPLPCKNGAWCSNLQNAYSCTCTPGWQGMNCDQDINECLTAPCKNGATCSNLQNAYSCTCKPGWQGKNCDQDINECSPLPCKNGAWCSNLQNAYSCTCTPGWQGMNCDQDINECLTAPCKNGAMCSNLQNAYSCTCVPGWQGKNCDQDINECSPLPCKNGATCSNLQNAYLCTCKPGWQGKNCDQDIDECAPAPCENGATCTNLQDAYSCMCAPGWQGKHCDQDVNECASAPCKNGATCRDLTNEYTCDCVTGWTGYNCQEDIDECALETCKNEATCANFPGFFECTCTPGWHGTRCDVDIDECATNNQPCKNGATCSNLHNAYSCTCPSGWFGKNCNQSINCVANGTISMQKPNFAASVFAYNSKGKCVAGFSDYDQNVALIAGCEKNLYVYVTFSNFVFDGVDLLGGENVETHVVNCKEIPEEGVVRNTLVYYNSSLVIHDKAEYPYVDIRSAIYTNSMETVKAVTMGIGQPVVLTIYTTMNYFLKPEACWAYGGQAVNESAPKSKLIEQGCSLDTNLCLNFGWQSPKNGTKVNMVLKGFKFYGSEFITIVCSMRMCLMDHPDNCVISCSNRKPRAENAMSELQTERLMSVTTSIKVVDKYQEWNALAGVSKKEARYMWNFLTCLGLLLIE; encoded by the exons ATCATCCCTTTCCTGTTGTTTTTGAGAGCAGTACATGGAGGATTTTGGGGCA GTATATGCATGCCAAATCCATGTAAAAACGGTGCATGGTGTAGGAATGATGTTTGGGGgaaaatatgtatatgtacacCGGGCTGGCAGGGAATAAATTGTGATCAGG ATATCAACGAGTGCTTGGAACAAACTTGTAAGAATGGCGCCAGTTGCAGTAATTCTCCTGGTGCGTATTCGTGCACGTGTAAACCAGGCTGGCAGGGACAAAACTGTGATCAGG ATATCAATGAATGCCTAACTGCTCCGTGTAAAAATGGAGCCTGGTGCAGCAATCTTCAGAACGCGTATTCATGCACGTGTGTGCCAGGCTGGCAGGGACAGAACTGTGATCAGG atatcaacgaatgctCGCCACTCCCTTGTAAGAATGGAGCCTGGTGCAGCAATCTTCAGAACGCGTATTCATGCACGTGTACACCAGGCTGGCAGGGGAAGAACTGTGATCAGG atatcaacgaatgctCGCCACTCCCTTGTAAGAATGGAGCCTGGTGCAGCAATCTTCAGAACGCGTATTCATGCACGTGTACTCCAGGCTGGCAGGGAATGAACTGTGATCAGG ATATCAATGAATGTCTAACTGCTCCGTGTAAAAATGGAGCCTGGTGCAGCAATCTTCAGAACGCGTATTCATGCACGTGTACTCCAGGCTGGCAGGGAAAGAACTGTGATCAGG atatcaacgaatgcgcGCCACTCCCTTGTAAGAATGGCGCCACTTGCAGCAATCTTCAGAACGCGTATTCGTGCACGTGTACACCAGGTTGGCAAGGACAGAACTGTGATCAAG ATATCAATGAATGCCTAACTGCTCCGTGTAAAAATGGAGCCTGGTGCAGCAATCTTCCGAACGCGTATTCATGCACGTGTACTCCAGGCTGGCAGGGAAAGAACTGTGATCAGG atatcaacgaatgctCGCCACTCCCCTGTAAGAATGGAGCCTGGTGCAGCAATCTTCAGAACGCGTATTCATGCACGTGTACACCAGGCTGGCAGGGAATGAACTGTGATCAGG ATATCAATGAATGTCTAACTGCTCCGTGTAAAAATGGAGCCACGTGCAGCAATCTTCAGAACGCGTATTCATGCACATGTAAACCAGGCTGGCAGGGAAAGAACTGTGATCAGG atatcaacgaatgctCGCCACTCCCCTGTAAGAATGGAGCCTGGTGCAGCAATCTTCAGAACGCGTATTCATGCACGTGTACACCAGGCTGGCAGGGAATGAACTGTGATCAGG ATATCAATGAATGTCTAACTGCTCCGTGTAAAAATGGAGCCATGTGCAGCAATCTTCAGAACGCGTATTCATGCACATGTGTGCCAGGCTGGCAGGGAAAGAACTGTGATCAGG atatcaacgaatgctCGCCACTCCCCTGTAAGAATGGTGCCACTTGCAGCAATCTTCAGAACGCGTATTTATGCACGTGTAAACCAGGCTGGCAGGGGAAGAACTGTGATCAGG ATATCGATGAATGCGCACCAGCTCCTTGTGAAAACGGCGCCACGTGCACAAATCTGCAGGACGCGTACTCGTGCATGTGCGCACCTGGCTGGCAAGGAAAACATTGTGATCAGG ACGTGAACGAGTGCGCATCGGCCCCATGCAAAAATGGCGCCACGTGCAGGGATCTTACGAACGAGTACACATGTGACTGTGTGACAGGATGGACCGGATATAACTGCCAGGAAG ATATCGACGAGTGTGCATTGGAAACCTGCAAGAATGAGGCCACGTGCGCAAATTTTCCCGGATTTTTTGAATGCACTTGCACACCGGGTTGGCATGGGACACGATGTGATGTCG ATATCGATGAGTGTGCGACAAACAATCAACCATGTAAAAACGGCGCCACATGCAGCAATCTTCATAATGCATACTCATGTACCTGCCCCTCCGGTTGGTTTGGAAAGAACTGTAATCAAA GTATAAACTGTGTCGCAAACGGCACAATAAGCATGCAGAAACCCAACTTTGCGGCAAGTGTGTTCGCCTACAACAGCAAGGGCAAGTGTGTCGCTGGGTTTTCCGACTACGACCAGAATGTCGCATTGATCGCCGGATGTGAAAAG AATCTCTACGTGTATGTGACGTTCTCCAATTTCGTGTTCGACGGCGTTGATTTGCTTGGTGGTGAAAACGTCGAAACCCACGTGGTCAACTGCAAGGAGATACCAGAAGAAGGTGTCGTCAGGAATACACTAGTCTATTACAACTCCTC GTTGGTCATACATGACAAGGCCGAGTATCCGTACGTGGACATTCGGTCGGCCATATACACGAACTCAATGGAGACTGTGAAAGCGGTCACCATGGGCATCGGACAGCCCGTCGTTCTCACCATTTACACAACCA TGAATTACTTCTTGAAGCCCGAGGCGTGCTGGGCTTATGGTGGCCAAGCGGTCAATGAATCTGCACCCAAAAGTAAACTCATAGAGCAAGG ATGTTCCCTGGACACAAATCTGTGCCTCAACTTCGGTTGGCAGTCGCCTAAGAACGGCACCAAAGTTAACATGGTGCTAAAGGGTTTCAAGTTCTACGGATCCGAGTTCATCACTATTGTGTGTTCTATGCGAATGTGCCTGATGGATCATCCAGACAACTGTGTGATT TCTTGCAGTAACAGAAAACCTCGTGCTGAAAACGCAATGTCTGAACTCCAAACAGAACGACTGATGTCTGTTACGACGAGTATCAAAGTGGTTGACAAGTATCAGGAGTGGAATGCGCTAGCTGGGGTCAGCAAAAAAG AGGCAAGATATATGTGGAATTTTCTTACGTGCCTCGGCTTACTGCTCATCGAATGA
- the LOC127860601 gene encoding neurogenic locus notch homolog protein 1-like isoform X49, which yields MRMISIKIIPFLLFLRAVHGGFWGSICMPNPCKNGAWCRNDVWGKICICTPGWQGINCDQDINECLEQTCKNGASCSNSPGAYSCTCKPGWQGQNCDQGDVKVSMQGATLSTNGLIWADWVPNLAIDGRTGQPDECGCCSAMKRPTWLQLSLPQTYFVKWVILYGRTDQVRHQLRNIVMLGGYDEHHMVEQQATSFSDTIRTYEISPPQAMQAIRVIGNGIDYMTICEIEVYRQKDCVNGKYGPNCENRCNCREGPCYTINGTCGSGCQDGWRGAACNETCDNGLYGRDCLTKCGYCLNNAYCNKTSGVCPVGCAAGYTGSLCKDDINKCSALPCKNGAICTNLVNAYLCECTPGWQGMNCDQDINECLTAPCKNGATCSNLQNAYSCTCKPGWQGMNCDQDINECLTAPCKNGAWCSNLQNAYSCTCVPGWQGQNCDQDINECSPLPCKNGAWCSNLQNAYSCTCTPGWQGKNCDQDINECSPLPCKNGAWCSNLQNAYSCTCTPGWQGMNCDQDINECLTAPCKNGAWCSNLPNAYSCTCTPGWQGKNCDQDINECSPLPCKNGATCSNLQNAYLCTCKPGWQGKNCDQDIDECAPAPCENGATCTNLQDAYSCMCAPGWQGKHCDQDVNECASAPCKNGATCRDLTNEYTCDCVTGWTGYNCQEDIDECALETCKNEATCANFPGFFECTCTPGWHGTRCDVDIDECATNNQPCKNGATCSNLHNAYSCTCPSGWFGKNCNQSINCVANGTISMQKPNFAASVFAYNSKGKCVAGFSDYDQNVALIAGCEKNLYVYVTFSNFVFDGVDLLGGENVETHVVNCKEIPEEGVVRNTLVYYNSSLVIHDKAEYPYVDIRSAIYTNSMETVKAVTMGIGQPVVLTIYTTMNYFLKPEACWAYGGQAVNESAPKSKLIEQGCSLDTNLCLNFGWQSPKNGTKVNMVLKGFKFYGSEFITIVCSMRMCLMDHPDNCVISCSNRKPRAENAMSELQTERLMSVTTSIKVVDKYQEWNALAGVSKKEARYMWNFLTCLGLLLIE from the exons ATCATCCCTTTCCTGTTGTTTTTGAGAGCAGTACATGGAGGATTTTGGGGCA GTATATGCATGCCAAATCCATGTAAAAACGGTGCATGGTGTAGGAATGATGTTTGGGGgaaaatatgtatatgtacacCGGGCTGGCAGGGAATAAATTGTGATCAGG ATATCAACGAGTGCTTGGAACAAACTTGTAAGAATGGCGCCAGTTGCAGTAATTCTCCTGGTGCGTATTCGTGCACGTGTAAACCAGGCTGGCAGGGACAAAACTGTGATCAGG GTGATGTCAAAGTTTCAATGCAAGGAGCTACACTTTCGACAAACGGATTAATATGGGCTGATTGGGTTCCCAACCTAGCCATCGATGGAAGAACTGGTCAACCTGACGAATGTGGATGTTGTTCCGCCATGAAAAGGCCGACCTGGCTTCAATTAAGTCTACcacaaacatattttgtgaaGTGGGTTATACTTTATGGGCGTACAGACCAAG TTAGACATCAGCTAAGGAATATTGTAATGCTTGGTGGTTATGACGAGCATCACATGGTCGAACAACAGGCCACTAGTTTTTCTGATACCATACGAACCTATGAGATAAGTCCGCCACAGGCTATGCAAGCAATACGCGTGATTGGCAATGGAATAGACTATATGACAATATGCGAAATAGAAGTTTACCGACAAAAAG ATTGCGTGAATGGAAAATATGGCCCTAATTGTGAAAACAGATGTAATTGTCGGGAAGGACCTTGTTACACGATAAATGGTACCTGTGGGTCAGGATGTCAGGATGGCTGGAGAGGAGCCGCATGCAACGAaa CCTGCGACAACGGATTGTACGGCCGAGACTGTCTGACGAAATGTGGTTATTGTCTGAACAACGCTTACTGTAATAAGACATCCGGTGTATGTCCAGTTGGATGTGCTGCAGGATATACTGGTTCTCTCTGCAAAGACG ATATCAACAAATGCTCGGCACTCCCTTGTAAGAATGGCGCCATTTGCACCAATCTTGTGAACGCGTATTTATGCGAGTGTACACCAGGCTGGCAAGGGATGAACTGTGATCAGG ATATCAATGAATGCCTAACTGCTCCGTGTAAAAATGGAGCCACGTGCAGCAATCTCCAGAACGCGTATTCATGCACGTGTAAACCAGGCTGGCAGGGAATGAACTGTGATCAGG ATATCAATGAATGCCTAACTGCTCCGTGTAAAAATGGAGCCTGGTGCAGCAATCTTCAGAACGCGTATTCATGCACGTGTGTGCCAGGCTGGCAGGGACAGAACTGTGATCAGG atatcaacgaatgctCGCCACTCCCTTGTAAGAATGGAGCCTGGTGCAGCAATCTTCAGAACGCGTATTCATGCACGTGTACACCAGGCTGGCAGGGGAAGAACTGTGATCAGG atatcaacgaatgctCGCCACTCCCTTGTAAGAATGGAGCCTGGTGCAGCAATCTTCAGAACGCGTATTCATGCACGTGTACTCCAGGCTGGCAGGGAATGAACTGTGATCAGG ATATCAATGAATGCCTAACTGCTCCGTGTAAAAATGGAGCCTGGTGCAGCAATCTTCCGAACGCGTATTCATGCACGTGTACTCCAGGCTGGCAGGGAAAGAACTGTGATCAGG atatcaacgaatgctCGCCACTCCCCTGTAAGAATGGTGCCACTTGCAGCAATCTTCAGAACGCGTATTTATGCACGTGTAAACCAGGCTGGCAGGGGAAGAACTGTGATCAGG ATATCGATGAATGCGCACCAGCTCCTTGTGAAAACGGCGCCACGTGCACAAATCTGCAGGACGCGTACTCGTGCATGTGCGCACCTGGCTGGCAAGGAAAACATTGTGATCAGG ACGTGAACGAGTGCGCATCGGCCCCATGCAAAAATGGCGCCACGTGCAGGGATCTTACGAACGAGTACACATGTGACTGTGTGACAGGATGGACCGGATATAACTGCCAGGAAG ATATCGACGAGTGTGCATTGGAAACCTGCAAGAATGAGGCCACGTGCGCAAATTTTCCCGGATTTTTTGAATGCACTTGCACACCGGGTTGGCATGGGACACGATGTGATGTCG ATATCGATGAGTGTGCGACAAACAATCAACCATGTAAAAACGGCGCCACATGCAGCAATCTTCATAATGCATACTCATGTACCTGCCCCTCCGGTTGGTTTGGAAAGAACTGTAATCAAA GTATAAACTGTGTCGCAAACGGCACAATAAGCATGCAGAAACCCAACTTTGCGGCAAGTGTGTTCGCCTACAACAGCAAGGGCAAGTGTGTCGCTGGGTTTTCCGACTACGACCAGAATGTCGCATTGATCGCCGGATGTGAAAAG AATCTCTACGTGTATGTGACGTTCTCCAATTTCGTGTTCGACGGCGTTGATTTGCTTGGTGGTGAAAACGTCGAAACCCACGTGGTCAACTGCAAGGAGATACCAGAAGAAGGTGTCGTCAGGAATACACTAGTCTATTACAACTCCTC GTTGGTCATACATGACAAGGCCGAGTATCCGTACGTGGACATTCGGTCGGCCATATACACGAACTCAATGGAGACTGTGAAAGCGGTCACCATGGGCATCGGACAGCCCGTCGTTCTCACCATTTACACAACCA TGAATTACTTCTTGAAGCCCGAGGCGTGCTGGGCTTATGGTGGCCAAGCGGTCAATGAATCTGCACCCAAAAGTAAACTCATAGAGCAAGG ATGTTCCCTGGACACAAATCTGTGCCTCAACTTCGGTTGGCAGTCGCCTAAGAACGGCACCAAAGTTAACATGGTGCTAAAGGGTTTCAAGTTCTACGGATCCGAGTTCATCACTATTGTGTGTTCTATGCGAATGTGCCTGATGGATCATCCAGACAACTGTGTGATT TCTTGCAGTAACAGAAAACCTCGTGCTGAAAACGCAATGTCTGAACTCCAAACAGAACGACTGATGTCTGTTACGACGAGTATCAAAGTGGTTGACAAGTATCAGGAGTGGAATGCGCTAGCTGGGGTCAGCAAAAAAG AGGCAAGATATATGTGGAATTTTCTTACGTGCCTCGGCTTACTGCTCATCGAATGA